A part of Cryptococcus gattii WM276 chromosome G, complete sequence genomic DNA contains:
- a CDS encoding Mitochondrial import inner membrane translocase subunit tim13, putative (Similar to TIGR gene model, INSD accession AAW44632.1): MSSFFGSGAASPSNDMTARKEQMKQSIQQELAIANAQQLINKINENCFAKCITKPSTSLSSSQESCLSQCMTLYMAAFDQVSRSYVARISKERGVAPGL; the protein is encoded by the exons ATGTCCTCTTTCTTCGGTTCCGGCGCGGCCTCTCCTTCTA ACGACATGACTGCCCGAAAGGAGCAAATGAAGCAGTCTATCCAACAAGAG CTTGCCATTGCCAACGCTCAGCAACTCATCAACAAAATCAACGAGAAC TGCTTCGCCAAGTGCATCACCAAGCCTTCCACTTCCCTTAGCTCTTCCCAAGAG TCTTGTCTCTCTCAGTGTATGACCCTCTACATGGCCGCTTTTGACCAGGTCTCTCGATCTTACGTTGCTAGGATATCAAAGGAGCGAGGTGTTGCCCCTGGTCTCTAA
- a CDS encoding Cytoplasm protein, putative (Similar to TIGR gene model, INSD accession AAW44631.1) — MPPKGSIFRGPNAQHFQLVHRSQQDPLINDPGASQRVLKPMGRGNDSRKTEISLAELEATIDKSKIRANEGEAALYGITYDDSAYDYMQHLKPVGGSGGGVESFLIAAPSGGSGVASGMKGGKGKFKARADDEMFQLPESVLPSRHEITVQEARARNEAIPLELQGLQPDMDPHLRQVLEALDDDAFVDDEDDEGWFNQLVKGGERDNHEEVPWEFAEWGVDESGKPVQRQAEQNGEREETWEDRFKAFKQEQARAPEEPSEFDPEEMSEMADTVGSLTSNLADMMVRGGKKRHGKRGPSDASGMSMSSSSMFRNQGLRDLDDRFDKIERDYEYDDDEEEEEYEDWSDDDGTASIAASNFSVSSRFSLASHASRASTSVPPELSREDFNAIMDDFLQNYEVVGRRLRPALGGTTLSGPEKLKVLRSAIEGEGDFRDDNRKRIKEIEKEEMSKGRTKLREEKVKIIGEEEQKWDVETILIATRTNTENHPALIRDPTRKIRTVPAPPPPPVEREEDSEDNSGSETEREGGPKVTIARTKDESADEKKARKAAVKAERSARRAEKKSHKETFSTERKRQLKSHNKMVGDGRAADVPAGREGVYSLR, encoded by the exons ATGCCACCCAAAGGCTCAATTTTCCGAGGCCCAAATGCCCAACATTTCCAACTGGTTCACCGTTCACAACAGGATCCTCTCATCAATGACCCCGGGGCgagccagcgagtcttGAAGCCTATGGGCAGAGGGAACGACAGCCGAAAG ACTGAAATTTCACTTGCCGAACTCGAAGCCACCATTGATAAATCCAAAATCAGAGCCAACGAAGGTGAAGCGGCGCTCTATGGTATCACCTACGACGACTCCGCGTACGACTATATGCAGCATCTCAAGCCTGTAGGTGGCTCTGGCGGTGGAGTCGAAAGCTTCTTGATCGCTGCGCCTAGTGGAGGTTCAGGTGTTGCGTCTGGTATGAAGGGTGGTAAGGGCAAGTTTAAGGCCCGGGCCGATGATGAAATGTTCCAGTTGCCAGAGAGCGTCTTACCTAGCCGACACGAGATCACTGTTCAGGAGGCAAGAGCAAGAAACGAAGCTATTCCATTGGAACTACAAGGTTTACAGCCCGACATGGACCCGCATCTTAGACAGGTGCTTGAGGCGCTTGACGATGATGCGTTTGTggatgacgaagatgatgagggaTGGTTCAACCAGCTTGTGAAAGGCGGTGAGCGAGATAACCACGAGGAGGTACCCTGGGAGTTCGCGGAGTGGGGTGTGGATGAGAGCGGAAAACCCGTACAGCGTCAAGCAGAGCAGAATggagagagggaggagaCTTGGGAGGATAGGTTCAAGGCGTTCAAACAAGAGCAGGCCAGAGCCCCCGAGGAGCCTTCCGAATTCGATCCGGAAGAAATGTCTGAGATGGCGGACACTGTGGGAAGTTTGACCAGCAACTTGGCAGACATGATGGTACGTGGGGGGAAGAAAAGGcatgggaagagaggaCCCAGTGACGCGTCTGGAATGAGTATGAGCAGCTCAAGCATGTTCAGAAACCAGGGTTTGCGAGATTTGGACGATCGATTTGATAAA ATTGAACGAGATTATGAAtatgacgatgatgaggaagaggaagaatATGAAGATTGGTCCGATGACGACGGCACTGCTTCCATTGCTGCCAGCAACTTCTCGGTTTCTTCACGATTCTCCCTCGCCTCCCACGCTTCGCGCGCCAGTACCTCTGTACCTCCCGAACTCTCGCGAGAAGACTTTAACGCCATCATGGATGACTTCCTTCAAAACTATGAGGTTGTTGGTCGACGTTTGAGGCCCGCTCTCGGTGGTACAACGTTGAGTGGACCTGAGAAGCTGAAGGTCTTGAGATCTGCTATTGAAGGTGAGGGAGACTTCAGGGACGACAATAGAAAGAGGATCAAGGAAattgagaaggaggagatgagTAAAGGAAGGACCAAGTtaagagaggagaaggttAAGATCATaggtgaagaggaacagaAGTGGGATGTGGAGACCATCCTCA TAGCTACCCGCACAAATACCGAAAACCACCCGGCATTGATCCGAGACCCTACACGAAAGATCAGAACGGTGCCCgcacctccacctccgCCAGTGGAGCGAGAGGAAGACAGCGAAGACAATTCTGGATCTGAGACTGAGCGAGAAGGCGGGCCCAAAGTTACCATTGCTAGAACAAAGGATGAATCTGCAgacgagaagaaggcgaggAAGGCAGCTGTCAAAGCTGAGCGATCT GCGCGTCGAGCTGAGAAAAAGTCACATAAAGAGACGTTCTCTACTGAAAGAAAGCGACAGCTCAAGAGTCACAACAAGATGGTTGGAGATGGACGTGCAGCGGATGTGCCAGCCGGGCGTGAAGGTGTTTACTCTCTGAGATGA
- a CDS encoding 40s ribosomal protein s27, putative (Similar to TIGR gene model, INSD accession AAW44630.1), whose protein sequence is MVLAIDLINRPASTQARTHKLKKIVPEPNSFFMDVKCPGCFAITTVFSHASTVVQCQGCATALCQPTGGKAKLTEGCSFRRKN, encoded by the exons ATG GTTCTCGCCATCGACCTCATCAACCGACCTGCTTCTACCCAGGCTCGTACCCACAAGCTCAAGAAGATTGTCCCTGAGCCCAACTCTTTCTTCATGGACGTCAAGTGCCCTGGGTGCTTCGCCATCAC CACTGTCTTCTCTCACGCCTCTACCGTCGTTCAGTGCCAAGGATGCGCCACCGCTCTTTGCCAACCTACCGGTGGTAAGGCTAAGTTGACCGAGG GCTGCTCTTTCCGCCGAAAGAACTAA
- a CDS encoding Hypothetical protein (Similar to TIGR gene model, INSD accession AAW44629.1; CNG02730): MSQDNAPSLLIAPNPALLQQKPAASILLNGPNRPRGPSSSTAPDSASPRSLSASSFTGSHSPVSSLTSVFSHASGSGEGSGSGERDSPSPPYPSLSPSSSHNSLHLHPAKQLGSNYTAPSSPAQSHSARRASHAKIHFAPLPVVPPELRRRNSISLGVASRRNLIGMQGPKGGVQSVVMNDEDWENYCKQFEEKHGNNDVIDVGQLAKSGAKALWRSVKRRRSGSQSSQNSTTSTSTTASTSAPPSVVSDSALLRHSLTGTPNSGSTHSLNGSLHLAPVREETEFALKSIPGSPPMTTIDDHGLPPMRVRAPVPRRPHSPRHLRAAHAMLHNSAMDTEMGMGDGDAAAAAAATAGDGDGDATPRRRPSPPPRLADTLPTEDELEQIADEKEEKEAQDVPATPEDEEGEGEGEGEEEMAEASLSSVAEGALGPEAEAAAAAEMVAPSSPGEHASIEGHNIESREAHDDRKRGRRSAVLGFDVERFGFMSIDDDKSH, translated from the exons ATGTCGCAGGACAACGCCCCCTCACTGCTGATCGCCCCCAACCCCGCCCTCCTGCAGCAGAAACCGGCCGCAtccatcctcctcaacGGGCCAAACCGTCCCCGAGGACCAAGCAGCAGCACAGCGCCCGATTCGGCCTCTCCCCGCTCCCTCTCCGCATCCTCGTTCACCGGCAGCCACTCCCCCGTATCGTCACTCACTTCGGTATTCTCCCATGCCAGCGGCAGCGGCGAAGGCAGTGGCAGTGGCGAGCGTGACTCTCCGTCCCCGCCGTACCCATCGctctctccatcttcttcgcaCAACTCACTGCATCTCCATCCTGCCAAGCAACTGGGCAGCAACTACACCGCGCCATCGTCACCTGCCCAGTCTCATTCCGCTCGACGAGCATCCCATGCAAAGATCCATTTTGCACCTCTTCCCGTCGTGCCTCCTGAGTTGCGAAGACGAAACTCCATTTCGTTGGGTGTAGCTTCCCGTCGAAACCTCATTGGCATGCAGGGACCCAAGGGAGGAGTGCAGAGTGTCgtgatgaatgatgaagatTGGGAAAATTATTGCAAGCAGTTTGAAGAGAAGCATGG CAATAACGATGTGATTGATGTTGGTCAGCTTGCCAAATCAGGCGCAAAAGCCCTCTGGCGCTCAGTCAAACGTCGTCGCTCCGGATCTCAGTCTTCTCAAAATTCCACAACTTCCACATCCACCACGGCATCCACCTCTGCTCCCCCCTCAGTCGTGTCCGACTCTGCCCTCCTCCGCCATTCACTCACTGGTACGCCCAACAGCGGTTCCACCCACAGTCTCAATGGCTCCCTCCACCTCGCCCCAGTCAGAGAAGAGACCGAGTTTGCACTCAAGAGCATCCCCGGTTCTCCCCCTATGACCACCATCGACGACCACGGTCTACCCCCTATGCGCGTCCGCGCACCCGTACCCAGACGGCCGCACTCACCGCGGCACTTGCGCGCTGCACATGCCATGCTGCATAATTCAGCGATGGACACGGAGATGGGCATGGGCGATGGAGatgcagcagcagcagcagcagcaacagcaggagatggggatggggatgcGACCCCCAGAAGACGGCCTTCTCCGCCCCCGAGATTGGCGGACACGTTGCCTACAGAGGACGAGCTCGAGCAGATTGCCGAcgaaaaggaagagaaagaggcGCAAGACGTGCCAGCAACTccagaagatgaagagggagagggagagggagagggagaggaagaaatgGCCGAAGCCTCATTGTCCTCGGTCGCAGAAGGGGCTCTCGGGCCCGAGGCTGAGGCTGCAGCTGCAGCTGAGATGGTCgctccctcttccccagGGGAACACGCTTCAATCGAGGGTCACAATATCGAATCGCGTGAGGCGCACGACGACAGGAAGAGAGGCAGGAGGTCTGCAGTTCTCGGTTTCGATGTGGAGAGGTTTGGATTTATGAGTATCGACGACGACAAGAGCCATTGA
- a CDS encoding Transcriptional repressor, putative (Similar to TIGR gene model, INSD accession AAW44628.1), translating into MNFFNRQKTRTPADTVKCLRDNITRLDHTPAGEGSKKINEDISRQLSIVKTLLSGEGDSEPNPDAVAQVANEVYAQDLLSSMVVHLGKFDFEARKDVCNIYSILLRRQLGSRSPTVDTIATRPDIIFNTLKGYANQDIALNTGMILKEMLRYEPLARILLYSDQFYTFPSYIENTSFGISCDALANMKETLTRHKPMVAQYIEANYDRFFNMYNTLILSPNYVTKRQSLKLLGEILLDRANYNVMTRYIASEANLKMMMNFLRDKSRNIQFEAFHVFKVFVANPNKPPQIASILRRNKEKLLVFLKEFHNDKDDEQFNDEKQFLIQQIQQL; encoded by the exons ATGAACTTTTTCAATCGACAAAAGACACGGACGCCTGCGGACACAGTCAAGTGCCTGAGGGATAACATAACACGTCTAGATCATACCCCGGCTGGAGAAGGGAGTAAAAAG ATCAATGAAGATATCTCTCGCCAATTGTCTATCGTCAAGACTCTTCTTTCTGGCGAAGGTGATAGTGAACCAAACCCGGATGCCGTTGCCCAAGTGGCAAACGAGGTTTATGCCCAGGATCTTCTCAGTTCAATGGTCGTCCACTTGGGCAAGTTTGATTTTGAG GCTAGGAAAGACGTTTGCAACATTTACAGCATCCTGCTCCGTCGTCAACTGGGCAGTCGTTCGCCTACTGTGGACACGATCGCTACTCGTCCTGATATCATCTTCAACACACTGAAGGG GTATGCCAACCAAGATATCGCGCTCAATACAGGGATGATTTTAAAAGAAATGTTGCGGTATGAGCCTTTGGCCAGGATCTTGTTGTATTCCGATCA GTTCTATACATTTCCTAGCTATATCGAGAACACTTCATTTGGCATTTCTTGTGATGCGTTGGCTAACATGAAG GAAACACTCACACGACACAAACCCATGGTTGCACAGTATATCGAAGCCAATTATGATCGA TTTTTCAACATGTACAATACGCTTATCCTTTCGCCCAATTACGTGACGAAACGACAATCGCTTAAACTGCTCGGCGAGATTCTTCTTGATCGGGCCAACTACAATGTCATGACGCGATACATCGCCTCGGAAGCCAAtctgaagatgatgatgaacTTTTTGCGAGATAAGAGCAGGAATATCCAGTTTGAGGCGTTTCATGTTTTCAAG GTATTCGTCGCCAATCCAAATAAGCCTCCGCAGATTGCAAGCATCTTGCGTCGAAACAAGGAGAAGCTGCTAGTATTTTTAAAGGAATTCCATAATGACAAGGATG ATGAGCAATTCAAT GACGAGAAACAGTTCCTTATCCAGCAAA TCCAACAGTTGTAA
- a CDS encoding Hypothetical protein (Similar to TIGR gene model, INSD accession AAW44627.1; CNG02710), giving the protein MDSSPTALFETYDEDLKQLFGSLKDKLDGEAKSLTGEQRKAALKRVSEEIDEAEEIVAQMEVELPSMPISIRQTYQGRLAASKQSLDKIKKTLKDLRLQSQRSDLLSGPGYPHGDDPYTDDPEPYSTRSRLLAGTQTLEDSTTRLDNAHRIALETEGVGSEILRNLRGQRDQLENTRDTATCPSGLFN; this is encoded by the exons ATGGACAGCTCACCAAC TGCGCTCTTTGAGACCTATGATGAAGATCTCAAGCAACTCTTCGGCAGCTTGAAGGACAAGCTCGATGGCGAGGCCAAGTCTCTCACTGGAG AACAACGGAAGGCGGCACTGAAAAGGGTGTCTGAGGAGATTGACGAGGCAGAAGAGATT GTTGCTCAAATGGAGGTGGAACTCCCTTCCATGCCCATATCCATCCGTCAAACATACCAAGGACGCCTTGCAGCGTCCAAGCAGAGCCTTGACAAAATCAAAAAGACTCTT AAAGACCTCCGTCTCCAATCCCAACGATCTGATCTCCTTTCGGGACCCGGTTATCCCCACGGAGATGACCCATATACGGACGACCCCGAACCTTACTCTACCAGGTCTCGTCTATTGGCCGGCACGCAGACTCTTGAAGATAGCACCACCAGGCTCGATAACGCGCACAGGATTGCGTTGGAGACTGAGGGTGTCGGATCTGAGATTCTTAGGAATTTGAGAGGACAGAGAGATCAATTGGAGAACACCAGGGATACTGCAA CTTGTCCAAGCGGACTCTTCAATTGA
- a CDS encoding uncharacterized protein (Similar to TIGR gene model, INSD accession AAW44626.1), whose protein sequence is MFFATLALSLLSTTWAAPGLVYPLQDQLPPVARVGSVFIFDLLPGTFNSTSSISYTASALPSWLSWDAPTLSFYGTPTSSDQGQEDIIVTATDSSGSTRSNFTLLVTNYSVPGVHQSFYTQIRQPNLHDISSATILPEGTGVSIPPWWSFSLGFQPDTFRLSNDDNNNGRLYNGARVRGTAGLPSWLHFDNETFTFTGVAPGEGTYTIVATGTDFWGYTGAQTSFIIEIGQGKSIELARDYNFTDVQTIAKGKVDYALDLSGILVGNETATKDELNITLASDEYDWLSFNSDTNVLSGTVPDSYQNGTTSPLSIPLNVASSNSSNTLSVTAWIPIDIAPYFFSTYNLPNSTISPSEELSFDISPYRTNSSSDINATVTPTDAASWLTFHAENLTLEGTAPTSPKYNQVSVIFEAVVGNLAATTTLNVNITGIADTSGSTGTAAVPTSTSLNTPHHGGLSTGGKIALGVVFGILGLLIILALLWLLCCRRRRNNKEEEDEKGPRASAPDLGDPFRRSFGLAHTRGTPVGTVGYSDTTAVTDRSPASLSSNATAVEKPHRMDGMKGIIHWDENGEEHLAQNPDFSQGFVGYPDVIATEDPIDESRVDISSGSRSLMSNSSRASWQSKSTFQWSSGDGTGEESRGFGSQAEDIEKASLGAVGGIGRMPTTDSIPRPRADFTPKYPRHQSPAVLARLTGDDASSHDSFSEFHSSYDGIRDSFQSGTNFGASSDFDENSMMGTGSVFHTQSQMHSGSGSLGFGKSILSQIGESTGYKSSDTEAESEEPAIVSTAHRTSFDNRQDSPRILNTERANRDTQTMSGMFDDAEEASRRSTMIATNTGLGYPNSVIYFGSPQPHIEGLGAELEDGKGYTSQRSSNAPSESTARASTIRAVPFREDPLSPSLPQASSFIRHRRTNTASSNSGSQGSARLVSGGNAGVSTGANDGRVYATSNETFSMHPTIHPPPTVSLSAATWSSNPPSTYRAEVEGGGSLPTWLHFDARELELWGVPPLKAAGDTTTVRILERLPRDARRADPMSFGYEPPQEKEVGRVVIEVNDKTKSPQFAFEGSPHAL, encoded by the exons ATGTTCTTTGCGACTCTCGccctttcccttctctcAACCACCTGGGCTGCGCCCGGTCTTGTATATCCTCTACAAGATCAACTACCTCCTGTTGCACGAGTCGGCTCAGTGTTCATATTCGACCTCTTACCCGGTACCTTCAATTCAACCTCCTCCATTTCCTACACGGCTTCCGCACTCCCCTCATGGCTCAGCTGGGACGCCCCTACTCTTTCTTTTTACGGCACACCTACCTCAAGTGATCAGGGACAAGAAGATATCATTGTCACTGCAACAGATTCATCGGGTTCGACGCGATCAAATTTCACGCTCCTTGTGACAAATTACTCTGTCCCCGGGGTCCACCAGTCATTCTACACCCAAATCAGACAACCAAATTTACACGATATCTCATCAGCAACCATTCTGCCGGAGGGTACTGGTGTGTCCATCCCCCCTTGGTGGTCTTTCTCTTTGGGTTTTCAGCCCGATACATTTAGACTGTCTAACGATGATAACAACAACGGCAGGCTCTACAATGGCGCCCGTGTCCGAGGCACTGCTGGCCTTCCTTCATGGCTTCATTTTGATAACGAGACATTTACATTCACAGGTGTTGCTCCTGGTGAAGGAACCTACACTATCGTCGCGACTGGTACAGATTTCTGGGGCTATACTGGCGCCCAGACAAGCTTCATAATCGAAATTGGACAAGGCAAATCCATTGAGCTCGCAAGGGATTACAACTTTACCGATGTGCAGACTATCGCCAAAGGCAAGGTGGATTATGCACTGGACCTGAGCGGGATATTGGTGGGGAATGAGACGGCTACCAAAGACGAGTTGAATATCACGTTGGCCAGTGACGAATACGATTGGCTATCATTCAATAG TGACACCAATGTGTTGTCTGGTACCGTCCCTGATTCTTATCAAAATGGTACAACCTCCCCTCTCTCAATTCCCCTGAACGTCGCGTCAAGCAACTCGTCCAATACCCTGTCCGTAACAGCTTGGATCCCCATCGATATCGCACCTTACTTCTTTTCCACGTACAACCTTCCGAACAGCACCATTTCACCTTCAGAAGAACTTTCTTTCGATATCTCGCCTTACCGTACAAATAGTTCCTCCGACATTAATGCTACCGTCACCCCTACGGACGCTGCCAGCTGGTTGACTTTTCACGCTGAAAACTTGACTCTGGAAGGCACCGCTCCCACCAGTCCAAAGTACAATCAAGTGTCAGTAATCTTTGAGGCCGTAGTCGGCAACCTTGCGGCCACAACTACTCTCAATGTCAACATTACTGGTATCGCTGATACGTCCGGATCCACCGGTACGGCCGCCGTCCCTACTTCCACCAGCTTGAACACTCCTCACCACGGCGGTCTCTCCACAGGCGGCAAAATTGCTCTTGGTGTCGTCTTTGGTATCCTCGGATTGCTCATTATTCTTGCGCTTCTCTGGCTCTTGTGTTGCCGCCGCCGTCGAAATAAtaaggaggaggaagatgagaaagGGCCTCGTGCATCGGCTCCTGATCTTGGTGACCCCTTCCGTCGAAGCTTCGGTCTTGCTCATACTCGAGGTACTCCTGTCGGAACCGTCGGCTACTCTGACACTACCGCGGTCACTGACAGAAGCCCGGCTTCGCTTAGCAGCAATGCCACTGCCGTCGAGAAGCCTCATCGTATGGACGGAATGAAGGGTATCATTCACTGGGACGAGAACGGTGAAGAGCACCTGGCCCAGAACCCTGATTTTTCTCAGGGCTTTGTTGGCTACCCAGATGTCATCGCCACAGAAGATCCTATTGATGAATCGAGGGTAGATATAAGCTCTGGCAGCAGATCTCTGATGTCTAATAGCTCAAGAGCAAGTTGGCAGAGCAAGTCAACTTTCCAGTGGTCTTCTGGTGACGGTACAGGCGAAGAATCAAGAGGGTTTGGATCACAGGCGGAAGATATCGAGAAAGCATCCTTAGGTGCCGTTGGTGGCATCGGTAGAATGCCAACAACTGACAGTATTCCGCGTCCTCGAGCCGACTTCACTCCCAAGTATCCCCGCCACCAATCTCCTGCTGTACTCGCTCGTTTGACTGGTGATGATGCCAGTTCTCACGATTCATTTAGCGAATTCCACTCTTCTTATGACGGCATTCGAGACTCTTTCCAGAGTGGTACCAATTTTGGCGCTAGCTCGGACTTTGACGAGAACTCAATGATGGGTACTGGTTCAGTCTTTCACACTCAGTCACAGATGCACTCTGGCTCTGGCTCTTTGGGATTTGGCAAGAGCATATTGAGCCAGATTGGGGAGAGTACGGGATACAAGTCAAGTGATACGGAAGCTGAAAGCGAAGAGCCAGCTATCGTGTCCACAGCCCATCGAACTAGCTTTGACAACCGCCAGGATAGTCCTCGCATCCTTAATACCGAGCGAGCTAACCGTGATACCCAAACAATGAGCGGGATGTTTGATGATGCAGAGGAGGCGTCTCGTCGTTCTACTATGATTGCAACCAACACTGGTCTCGGTTACCCCAATTCTGTCATCTACTTTGGCTCTCCACAACCTCATATCGAGGGACTGGGAGCAGAATTGGAAGACGGTAAAGGCTACACATCTCAACGTAGCTCTAATGCTCCTTCAGAATCTACAGCTCGAGCGTCTACCATTCGTGCCGTGCCCTTCCGCGAGGATCCTCTCTCCCCATCCCTACCTCAAGCAAGCTCATTTATCCGCCATCGTCGTACTAACACTGCTAGCTCCAACTCTGGTTCCCAGGGATCAGCGCGATTAGTGTCGGGTGGCAACGCTGGAGTCAGTACTGGGGCAAATGACGGACGAGTCTACGCCACATCCAACGAAACATTCTCCATGCATCCCACCATTCACCCGCCTCCGACCGTATCTCTTTCAGCCGCGACCTGGTCATCCAACCCTCCATCAACCTATCGCGCAGAGGTTGAAGGTGGTGGTAGCTTGCCGACATGGTTACACTTTGATGCAAGAGAGCTAGAACTTTGGGGCGTCCCGCCATTAAAAGCGGCAGGAGACACGACAACGGTGAGAATTTTGGAGAGATTACCGCGGGATGCAAGGAGGGCAGATCCGATGAGCTTTGGGTATGAACCGCCGCAGGAAAAGGAGGTTGGAAGGGTGGTCATTGA GGTGAATGACAAGACGAAGAGTCCGCAGTTTGCATTTGAGGGTTCACCGCATGCGCTGTAG
- a CDS encoding Hypothetical protein (Similar to TIGR gene model, INSD accession AAW44625.1; CNG02690), which translates to MYGNVGLATTRGSGTNGYVTRNTAHLRIREGPPGGQPYGYGYDALLESVSKPPIHRVPDQGILEHERKRRVEVKIMELRDELEEKGMEEDDIEEECDKLRQKLAAQPDKFAGRGLDTHSLAAAKEVEMNRLQKALGVSANHEEGRAFKRETEEEKAARLAKREERERERIEAAIIRERENERRKQEWEEKERLRRREEYRRRREREEETRGVREGEAERKKRVPEEERTRVGREREAEKKRRL; encoded by the exons ATGTACGGCAACGTAGGTCTTGCAACCACTCGAGGAAG TGGCACAAACGGTTATGTCACCCGTAACACTGCGCATCTCCGTATCCGAGAAGGTCCACCTGGCGGCCAGCCGTACGGTTATGGCTATGATGCGTTGCTCGAATCTGTATCCAAGCCGCCTATCCACCGTGTACCTGACCAAGGTATCTTGGAGCATGAACGCAAGCGACGTGTTGAAGTCAAGATCATGGAGCTTCGAGATGAGTTGGAAGAAAAGGGCATGGAGGAGGACGACATCGAAGAGGAATGCGATAAATTAAGGCAAAAGCTGGCGGCCCAGCCTGACAAGTTTGCGGGCCGAGGACTGGATACGCACTCTCTCGCGGCGGCCAAGGAAGTTGAAATGAATAGGTTGCAGAAGGCGTTGGGTGTCTCGGCCAATCACGAAGAAGGTCGGGCTTTCAAAAGAGAGacggaagaggaaaaggcCGCCAGATTAGCaaagagggaagaaagggagagagagaggatCGAGGCTGCCATAATTCGAGAAAGAGAGAATGAGAGGAGGAAACAAGAgtgggaggagaaggagaggctgagaagaagagaagagtaccggaggaggagagaacGAGAAGAGGAAACGAGAGGAgtcagagaaggagaggctgagaggaagaaaagagtaccggaggaggagagaacGAGAGTAGGAAGAGAACGAGAGGctgagaagaagaggagattATGA
- a CDS encoding Nicotinamide N-methyltransferase, putative; Nnt1p (Similar to SGTC gene model, INSD accession EAL19580.1) codes for MSQGPRVASQGSQEEEEEDFFGLDDLLPEPESPLPPPFSFVSYDIPADIGLEVPDHRKSLILRLVGSHPLWGHHLWNTARTLSTYLLKTPQITQSRHVLELGAGAGLPSIVCALAGSSKVVVTDYSDEGLLDNLRFNVDVNLEGKEKERIDVDGHVWGQSVDPLLDHLSKGQKYDLLILSDLVFNHSQHDALIKTVEATLASSPTQLYDPSCPSAPLTEPSILVFFTHHRPHLAHADMAFFPRLAESGNGWAYEKVVEEWAGAMFEDDPGDKRVRGTVHGWRAWRVRDGEEKGEKPSRVSL; via the exons ATGTCTCAAGGACCCAGAGTAGCATCACAAGGATCccaggaggaagaggaggaggattTCTTTGGACTTGATGATCTGCTTCCC GAGCCCGAATCACCTTTACCTCCCCCATTTTCCTTCGTAAGCTACGATATACCAGCGGACATCGGCCTTGAAGTGCCCGATCATCGCAAGTCATTGATTCTGAGACTAGTCGGCAGTCATCCCCTCTGGGGCCATCATCT ATGGAACACTGCTCGAACATTAAGCACATATCTGCTTAAAACCCCTCAAATCACCCAGTCTCGCCATGTTCTTGAACTCGGCGCAGGTGCCGGTCTACCCTCCATCGTGTGCGCCCTTGCAGGCAGTTCCAAGGTCGTCGTTACAGATTATTCCGACGAGGGACTGCTGGATAACCTTCGATTCAATGTCGACGTGAATCTtgaaggaaaagaaaaggagagaatAGATGTCGATGGGCATGTGTGGGGCCAGTCTGTCGATCCTTTATTAGATCATCTTTCCAAGGGTCAAAAGTATGACCTCTTAATTCTAAGCGATCTTGTCTTCAACCATTCCCAA CACGACGCCTTGATAAAAACTGTCGAAGCTACATTAGCTTCTTCACCCACACAGCTTTATGACCCCTCCTGCCCCTCGGCACCCCTCACTGAACCTTCTATCCTTGTTTTCTTCACCCACCACCGACCTCACCTTGCACACGCCGATATGGCCTTTTTCCCTCGTCTTGCAGAATCAGGGAACGGATGGGCGTATGAAAAAGTTGTCGAAGAATGGGCGGGTGCAATGTTCGAAGATGACCCTGGAGACAAAAGAGTTAGGGGCACTGTGCACGGCTGGCGAGCTTGGAGAGTACGAGATGGcgaagaaaaaggagaaaaaCCTTCAAGGGTATCATTATAG